ACACTTTACAGTGAAAATGATGCTAACTTACAATTGGATTGTAGGAAAAAGACTACTCTTTTACAGACACTTGAACAGTGAAAAGAAAGTTCAGTCATGGATTGTTACCCCCAATACAAGAAGAGAAACATGAGGTGAGAAGCTTCCATCATATTACATGACAATAGCTCTCTActaaaaataacatataaaaatTACAATGAGATGATACCAAGACAATAGACCAAAACCTTTCAGGTCTCCAATtataatatcaaaacaatttgcaAAAGAATAATAAACAATAAAACTACCTAAGTAAAGTCCACCTTCATCCTTCATCTCAGTCCATTACCAGCATTCTTTCTGTAGGGCTGTTGCCTCACAAGATGCTTCAGAGCTTTTAAGCAGAGGCACCGAGAACACGAACAGTTGCATGTATCAAGCAAAAATCTTTACATTCCAAACCAACTTTTTGGCATCTGGTCATTGATGAAGACAAACATAACCGTGTGGCTGATGGTAATTTCCTTGTCGATATGCTTACCTATATGCTTACAATATACAATATGAAGAAATATCCTACAAACATGTACAAATTTGATTTCACTGTCAACTAGAAGCCTGAAGAAAAGGATGTCAAGGCTTGCTTGCATTTGACTGTGCTGTGACCACTTTATGCAATTAACTACTTGTTTCGGAACAGGTTGGGTGGCAATAAAATGTTTATGATCACAAAATATCCCGAAGAGGCAGGGGTCTGGGTCTAACCCTCATGATTGTTTGATCACTATGCCGAATCCACTCAGACAATTTCCATGGTTTCTGCCATTTCCACTTGAACTGTAGCAACCACTGATGATGACTCCTTTTCCATCTCCAAAGCTTCCCTCCTTGACCTATTATTGCCAGTTTCTTTCCCGTCGACAAATGCCCAATTGGAACCATCTGCAATCAGCAAAGACCTCTTCCTTTAATGACTTGTAGATAAGGTTAATGATTTTATCAGCTTAAGAGCAGGAGGCCAACCTTCAGTGGCTGATTGTCAAAAGTCACAGTCCCTTTACTCGGGCTATTAACAATACCGGCAGTGTACTTCAGTTGTTTCTGTGCTGGTACTGCTATCGGAGACAATGGAGCACTGGTATCATCAGCAGAGTGCTTCAATGAACCATTTGAGCTCACCTGGAAAATAATACACAGAACATTCATAGGATAAATTTCTAGACCTAGTCAGTGTTACCTGGACTCTCATGTCCACAGCAACAAATACATTCATATACACATATGCAAGTTGGGTATATTTTCAGTGCATCTCTATTTATCCAAGTCTTTTAGCAGATGTTAAGAGTAAATGAGCTGCTGGGCTCTTCCAAAATGAATCTAAGCTACGATGATGGTGTTATTCTTTTAGACAAGCTTCTTAGTAATTTACATAGATTTTACTTGCTACAATGTTAAAACATGAATATCAACTATAATCCAACTAAAGTTTCTTTTCTCCTTCATTTCCAGTATCTCCTTGTCTTTATCACGAGTGGAATCAAAATTTCCTGTCTACCTATCCAAGACATATTAATCTTCTCCTCTTCTGAAGTGATCACATAATAAACACTAGTAGTTAGATGACCAAAACAATGCAGGAAAAACATTTCAGTCTGAAGTCAATCATGCAGGGAGTGATTTCCCTCTCCAATAAACACACAAAATCATTTCCTGCGTTATTCATAGCCAATTGATGAAGGAAAGGTGCTTACATGAGCCAAATATAGAAACAAATCATTTAAAGTActcgagaaaaaaaaatcatacgtaTAGCCTCACCCTGACACATAATTAAACATGTTAACCCTTTTCATGTTTTTTTTAATCACTTTTACACTATTTAGGGCTATTGGCAACAAGAGACTTAACTTGGAGAACTCGATGCATTATTGTACACATTACAATGATAGATGGTGAATGTAACTTTTATCTCTGGATAGTGACATGCTAGAACACTATGTACCACAAGGGGCTCAAGAATTATATTTTAGACACACCTCCATAATCCAAGCCATTTTCAAATCCTCAGCCTCTTTGGCTATtctattttcttgatatcatttcgcttgtgttgttattgttgtttgtATATGTGAAACCAATAAGTCGTACAAATCTTTGTACAGAGTACAGACATAGTTATTTAATTTCTAAATTAAGCTTACAGAGTTCTAGGTTCAAGCACCTTTGTAGAATAAATGACTCGAGATATTGGGCTTCCCTTATTTCATTATTGGTGAATTCATTACCAATCCGGCGCGGAGCGGGAAGTCAATAATTGAGTAAATATCGGCTCATTCATTACAGTTAGGGGAAAGGGTAGGAGAAGACAAGAAGTTTAGTTACCAACCGAAGAAGGAGATGGACCACTACTTGGTAGAGGATGCCCGATCcgtagggtctcctccacctcaaACACCAGTACAGATCCGATTCTACACATCTCACATTTACGACCTTAATAGGGACTAGGCTTCAGCCTTATGGATAAATGTTTAAGATTCCAAATTATGCTTGGCTGTTTATTTAAACTGCAAGAACTTGATCTTCAAGTTTACAACAAGATATGAGACTTTAAGTATGCTATATACTACCAAGGATAGAACATGAGCTTACTGGAGGTGATGCAGGTAATGCAACTGCAACAGCTTGCCCTCCCAAATTTTGTTGTTTCTCCATTTCTTTTCTTCGCGCTTCACTGAGTCGAAGAAGACTAACAAGTTCTTTCAGTTGGTCTTTTAGTTCTTTGATCTCAATTTCCTTCTCCCTCAACTTGCATCTGTTCCAAGTATATGAAATATtaaattcatgaaaataaaaaaaacataatatgtaGCAATTTAGTCAAGATCAAGTAGGAAAATGTTCAAGATTTTGTCCGACAAACTAAATAGCTCTCTTCCATGTATGTGCTTGACATATTGTCTTGGCAGTTGTCAAATGTCAAATGTTTTGAAGTGATCAAataaatatcatttatcataAATAAGTAGCTTAAATTATACACTGTTCCCTAATTTAGATACAAACcaaatttaaaatgaaaaagacttcaagcaatataaaatataaCTTTAGTCTCTTTTCCACTTTCTAGTCATTGCATATTTAAGAAATTGTGAACATGCATAAAAATGAGGGATTTTTAGACAAAAAAGTTGTTGACACTGTCAAATTTCTTTTAGCATTGTTTAGAAGAACAAACATCacggaaaatattaaaaaaaacatgGAATACAACCTTGCATCTGCTGCAACATTAAAAATGTAGTGAAGCAAGTTCTTTGCTTCTCCCATGGAACGCAATTGACTCCATCTTCCATGCCCTGCGAATGCACGTTCACGCTCCTCTGCCTCCGAAAGCTGGGAAGCCATTGTTACAAGAGTGTTTGATGATATGCTCACCATGTTTTCCAGTGATGTGATTCTTGCTAATCGTGCATTTGGGGACAAAGAGGATACTCTGCAGAAGATTTGAAAAATAAATGGGACTTTGTAAAAAACTTCAGCTTGATTTTCACCAGTTTTGAAAGACATTACTTGTGTTCCTGATATCCACTAAATAAGATTGTATCCCAGCATCTTTAATCACAAGTTTGCTTACATCAAAAGAATTATCATAGCAGAAATTCAGAATATAAGAATTTTTAAAGTATTAACTACCTGGAGTGTCCATTCTTTACTCTTGGTGGACTAGCACTGCTGTTTGATGAAGCTTCCTCTCGTTTCAGGAAGGCAAGCTCCTCAGCCAAGGCAGTACGTCTAGAATGAAAAGTACAAACACAATCAAGCCAATAAACAAGCAATGTTCCATATACTGAATTTAAATTAAATACTTACACTTGACTTTGTTTCTCGTATTCATTTCGAACTTCATGCACATGCACCATAACTTCAAGTTCATGATCCAGCCAACGATGCAAGGACTTTTCATTTAACTAAAGGAATAGTTTATTATCATAATATTCTAACTGAAGTTTTTACTGAGGATCacacaaagtaaaaaaaattatcatagatCATGTACCTGACCACCTGGTAAATGACCATTTGAAATAactggaaaaaggaaaaaaaaattgaatcaaGACCATTGCAGGATTAAATGCAGTTTTCAATTTTTGAAAGCAACATACCAGAATTATCACGTGCTGAGGATTTTTGAGTTTCTAACAACTCTTTCAACTTCTTGGTAGCCATAGCAGCCTCCTCTGTCTTCCTATGAAGAACCTGTAGAAGGTTTTAGACCCAAATAAAGTACTCTACTAACTGCTCCAGTATCAAATAAAAACTTAACAGCATGATAGTATTCATAGAAATATCCAGAGAATTTCTTTGGATATATTAAACTAATTGTTCAatattgaataaaaaagatgatcATTGTTCCAATTCTGCCCCATCCTGGGACCAGTCACAAAATTAGTGACATCATGATTGGGCCAATATTGCAACTGTCTCATCAAATTTTACCCCTAATCTAGTAGGTCTAATGATCAAGTAACAATGAAGATTACCTCTTCCCTTTAACCATTCTACTTGAATTTACAAGTAGTATCTTCATCAATTCTCCCTTCATGGTGAATAGTGCATCCAACGTTGGAAAAGATTTTGCCTTCTtaaaataaatagcacatattcaATTATAAAATCATTCAAATCACGTTACTAATTTGCATCTTTTGCATTTGAGTTTAGTACTACATCTAAGCTATGAGCTTCTAGATTCATCTCCATAAATAAAATTTTCTAATTTACTTCCACTGATATTGTTAGCAATCAGCACCTACCATGAGCTTTTCTTGAATGTACTTGTTAAGTTCATATATTAATAGCCAAGAGGTAAAGGCTCAAGTCTAAGTATTCTTATAATCCAATAAGCATCAGGAACTATCTTACCTCATATTGTCAGAAAAGAAATTGTTACATAATGCATATCTTCTATTATGTCAATATGATGTAGGCTAAGGATGATCCATGGTTACAGTAGAGAATTAGAGTACAAGACTCATTAAAGCTGTCTAACCTAAGAAGCAAAAGGCTGCTCTGATGAGGATTGACAGTATTTGGGCTGCTGTAATGTAATAACAGTATATTGCAATAAAGCCTACTAAGTATATATTGAAGGCGATATCTGCAAAGTGCAATTAGATAAAACTTCAGGTTACACCATGATTATTTCCCATAGATCCATCTCATTGTCCAAGTCACaaatattatgattcataaaatataaggtttttatGTATTCAAATGAGCTAACCAAGTATGCAGGCATATAACCAACTTAACAGCTTTATGATCATATGTTAGCAGAAGAAtaactatagcaaaatcttggttGGAAGCAACCATCCATACTAACCAATAAAGATTCAGTAAAAGAAATAAGCATACTAAAAAAAAGGAATAAGCATGCTAAGATTTTCCTCGAAGAGACAATTGTATTAACTATAAGTACCAATTTCTGTCGCTGATTCAATGCTTGAAGTTTGTGACGCTCGTACTCATTTCTTCTCCCCTCCTTTTTCAACTGCGTGAGCAAATGCATCAAAGTCAAACTAACTTCATAAGATGTAAATTCATACATTTTTATATGAGTACAGAATAGAATTCACCATGATTTATAACAGAAAACAAGAGGATTAAGAGCAACAATAGAATGTTGCATGTCGCCATTCTACATTAAGATATATCAGACAATAGACTGCTACACATATTAGCTGGAAAATCAAGGATTACTATGATAATCAAGTAGGTGACGTTGACTGGCAACTACAAGGTCAATGAGACAAGCAGAATAGACCATTACCTGTCTATGTTCCATGCCAATGTACAGAGAGTGCCTTGCATGCGGCCATGTAACAGATATCACATATCATTTCACAATAAGTAGCACTTACCATACCAGCTTACAGATTAAACATGCTCGGCATGAAGTTCAGTATTCCTTGAGAAATAGGGCATTTCTATCATACATACATCTCAGTAGTGACTCACAGAGAACTATAAATTTAACCAATGCAGAAAATAAATTCAAACTTATCAAATTATTGAGACAGATTCTAGTGATCAGATTGCAATTAAAAAATTTGGTGAGCAAATTGACAGTTTTTTTATGGATCCTTGTAGCATAATCCATAGCAGATTATTCACCTGAAGGAGTTCCTTCTCACGAGAAGCCTTCCACTGGCGAAACTGTTCTGCCTCTTGCTTTATCTTGTGTTGCAATTGAACCTGCAGAATAGACACTAGAAGTGACAATGAGGACAATTCTGATAGACGGGAGCCTGAATGAATGAGAATGAAGAAGATAATTTGTCCCGAGCAACAACCTTTTGTGCTTTGATAAATTGTATCTCTTCTTGCAGCTTCTTTGCGGCTTCCTCACTCCTTTGCTTTTGTTTTAACAGTTGAACCTGATTCTCTTGTTTCTTTTTAAGATCCAAGATCTGCAAATGATTAACTTAAGTAACCATGAAGTCTAAAAGAACTGTACTGCTGTTATTAGGCCATACAAGAATATCAACATGTGTTTCACCTGTGCTTCAAGGGCCTTTAATTTCTGCAAGTGGTTGTCTGGCAACTTGTGCACTTGCCCATCTGAGGCTGCAGCAAGGTTTTCCACCTCAGCCAACAATCTGTCTCTCTCTTTCTGCAGTATCAATTTCCGGAAAATCATGTGTTAAAATCAGAGAAATGAAATATTAGCTTTCTCAAATCAAAGAAGTATTAGTTAACCTGCACTGCTCTTTTCTCCTCTTCGAGCTCCATGAGTTTCTTTTTAAAGTGTTGTTTAAGAGCAAGTGTGTCAAATCCAGTAAACATTTTCATCTCAGACTGCAGAGTTGAGAAAACAAAGTTTATGAACTAGTCATAAAGGGCATGATGGGACTGATGCAATGCAACATTAATTGAAAATCTTCATAGATTAATGAATGAGGAAGTATGTGTTTAACAGGGAAACAAATAAGATGTCAAGATAGAGGCTTGCTTGAAAGAAGACAAAAACTTTGAGCAGGTATATCACAATTAGCATAATCCATACTGGAGATCACATACATGTTCCAAGACCAATTTAGTTAATTTTACAACAAAGTATTATTGGTACCATATAATGCAGAATACCAGTAAAATGTTATAGTCAAAGTTGTATGACACATTATCCATTTGGATGCCAGACTAACTAATGAATCTTATACAATCCTAACATCACATCAGAGGCTGGACTTCTGATGCTATGGTTTTCTGAGAATGAGAAACATTACAAGTATCAAATAGTGAAATTTCTCAAGCACTTTTTATATGCATAGCCATATTCATACAAGAAAATGACACAAGACAAGGGTAATATTTTAGTCAAAATTAAGTATCCACGTTTTAAAAATACTTTACATTAAATGTAGGATATCCGGCCAAGAAATATCCTTTTCCATACCTCTGGAcaagaaatattgattttattaaaCTTAATTAAATTACAGAGTAAGCAAATATCATAAGGCAATTTGGTGAAATTTTCAAACACCTCTTTCTGCTCCAAACGCCTGTTTAACTCGTTCAACTCCTTGCCCATAGAATCTTGCAAGATTGTGTGTTCCCATTCTTTGGCTACTTCTTCATCTAATTCCTTGGAGTCACCTGCTGAAGAATTGATGCATTAAAAAGCGAAACTTGAATAGCTGAAGGATGATAACCAAGCATACAGTACAAATCTTTTTAACATATAAATGCTTAGGAaaccaataaaaattaaaaagaataagTCATTGAATTGGTCATGTGACAAAGAAATTGCCTTTTATTGCCTCAGCCATCTGGTAATCGAAGTTTTCTGTGCTGTGCAGGCTCCTCTTCAAACCTTCTGCTTTAAAGAAACAAGAACCAGCTTTCTGAAAATTTATGTACAAAAGAGTGCAGTTATGTTATTTATCCAGCTGACAAACCTCAATCATAGATTGATAACATATAAACTTTCACTATGAAATGAAGAAACACAAATGAAAGAGAGACCGATATCTTGGATCACAGATGAGTTAATGCACCAGAAATTCAGAAGTAGTTTAGGTGTTTGCTCTTGCTTAGAAGATGAAATATGCGATCAAAAGATGAATGATGGGAGGAAAAGGGATAATGAAACTTAGCCGCTATGAGAGCTAAACACCAAAATGATACAAGCTGACATGACCTACTTTACCAAGGGTACTTCGGGCTTGGTTCAGGCCTGGGTTATAATATTCCAGCCAAACTCAAATTCAGGATGGACTTTGATGAGAACTCAAAAGCTCATCCCAagacaaatatatgtatacatatattacaTTTAGTCTTGTTCAGTTTTTCTAAACCTCAGCACTGGTATATTTAGCGTAGATCTAACTCGTATGATATTCTTTATCTCTTTGCCACATCCTCCCCAAAACCCAGCCCGACATTGCTTCGCCCTTATCCTTTGTCTGCTTCTTGTAGTCTCCTTTTCAAAAGCACACTATGATCAGGCAGCGTCTGTTTTGACTTGAAATGTTAACAATGCCACTGTGATTCCCTCTCTTGTATGTATATGTAGAGCTCTTGGCCATTTACTGTTAtgctctttgtttcttcattgtAAAATCATATCGCTCTCAAAACCACCTATCTACTTGCTGCCAGAGATCTTGGCACTTTCTTTCGACACATGCAACCTGATTGATAACCCAAAACCACTTCAAGTAAGGCCTGCATTGACGAGCTCGTGTTCAACATCAGGATGGATCAAAGTTTAACAGAAGCTTCCAGACCATGATCAGAGGCAGGAGTGATCAAAAAATTCACCAAACTGCTCAAATCAGAGCATCAAGGGGGAAGTCCACATGTATTTCCAAACCAAgaataagtatttttctttacATGATAGATTTAAGGAATTACTAAAATATTCAAAACCTGACTAGCTTGAGATCTGATGCAAAAAATTTCGGCTGAAGAAAAATTTGGAGCCAGCTCAATGCAATGTGAGATTACCTTAAGAAACAACTCTCTTCTCTGTATTCAACGGAAGTACTAATTTTAACTGATTTACATAATGCACTCTGTTTATCATGTATTTTCTCAAACAAGGAGCTAAAATGTGTTTTGATCTGAAGACACTAACATGAATAAGATCCCTTGATGAGAAAAATCTCATGGATGAAGTCTATggcaaggtttgcaatactgcCTGGCACGGTATGGTAAGAGTGGTATTAACTGGCCTAACGGGTTACCGGTACAGGATCGGTTGCCAGTATAGGATCAGTACAGGTTTGGTTGCCAGTACTGTACCAATTACCAGGTAGTACAGATCAGGATTGGTACCGTGGTCAGTACTACTGAGTAGTTTCTACTTCTTTTGTTTTTGGCTTCTTTTAGGATTTGTGTGAGACTTGGTTCATACCAGCATACCAACACTTAGTACACTGGTATAGACTGGTTTTGTACCACTCTGGCTGATAGAGTACAACTACACAAAATTGTGAGCCATGGTTTGTGGACATATTGGACAGATGAGCTATAGACAAAATGCAAGGATTATATGGGCACGTAATATTGTGTATATATTGTGGGAATATCTTAATGGGAACACACCAACACCCCTGTTCATCTACAGGTAAGAATATCCTCTAAACAACTGTACAGCTTGTCCAAAATATAATTTGTTATTAATTAATGTTACCTATTGGCATCACGAGGAGTTTGCACTTTTAAGACCTAGGTGATCAATGTTTGAGTCACAAAACAACCTCTCTAATTACGAGATATAAGACTATATATATTCATCCTTCTCAAACCCCGTATTGTAGGAaacacctttttttttcattttagcaTCACAAAATAAAAGTAAAACTGGACCTACTCTTAAAAAATAGAACCAGATTCTTAGCTCTTTAACAAGGATCTTAAATTCATTTAGATGAATACAACTTACACTTCCTTATCGACCATGATGTCAGATTATGAATAGGTGTTGGATCAGTTCCTAGCATGTAATCACAGGAACAGGAATATTTTTCAATATCACAATTTCTTTGCTAATATTTGTTTGGTTTAAATGTTATGTtccattttaaaatattttgaccTAAGAAACTGCAATTTCTTTACTACCCtttccttctactttttctctgTTTTTCTCCCAGCATGGAACTTAGAACATTCTAATCAAAACTACAATCCCTAGATGGTGCATGATTGACAATTGGTAGGTTTCCCTGTAGAGGCCAACTCCACTTGATCTTATAACTCAAATGCAGACCTAAATTTCAGACCCTCAGTCTTTGAGTCTATAGTTCACCCAtcacattaatattattttagtatcCTTGTGAATTGGTCAAAAATTTATGATAAGGTAATCTGAATTCAAATTTAAGATCAGACCCTCAGTCTTTTAGTTCATAGTTCACCCATcacattaatattattttggtATCCTTGATAATTGGTCCAAAATTTACGATAAGGTAATCTGAATTCAAATTCAAGATCAGACCCTCAGTCTTCTAGTCCACAGTTCATCCATCACATTAATATTACCTTGGTATccttgtcaattggtccaaaattTATGATAAGGTAATCTGAATTCAAATTCAAGCAAATGTATCAATTAAATTAGAACCTAGGGCTAGAAGTAGCTCTAGTCTTCCTAGAAGCCCCTTCCCCATCCTGTCTTATGGCATTAGGTGTACTGAAAGTTGCATAACAAACAAGttgaagttacaaataaatacaaAACAGTACAGAATTTAAAGGTTCTGATTAATATACCTCAGAATCTGTGTCAAAATTCTCATTCTGAGCAGATCGACTCCGGAATTCATAGAGTTCCCTACAAAGATCTTCATTGGCAGCTTCCAGCCAAGAGACTTTCTCTTTGAGAGCCTACAAATCATAACAACCGAAACAGATATTGCTAAACAAGCTTCTTATAGTAGTAAGTACATATCGACACAGAAACATGAACAACAGTGTGTCGT
This genomic stretch from Musa acuminata AAA Group cultivar baxijiao chromosome BXJ3-9, Cavendish_Baxijiao_AAA, whole genome shotgun sequence harbors:
- the LOC135584804 gene encoding kinesin-like protein KIN-4A isoform X1, with the protein product MENGEDCSVKVAVHIRPLIGDERLQGCKDCVTVVPGKPQVQIGTHSYTFDHVYGSTGSPSYAMFDECVAPLVDGLFQGYNATVLAYGQTGSGKTYTMGTGCKDGSQTALIPQVMNALFCKIETMKNQAEFQLRVSFIEILKEEVRDLLDGSSATKLEAINGQAGKLTVPGKPPVQIREASNGVITLSGSTEIFVNTQKEMAACLEQGSLNRATGSTNMNNQSSRSHAIFTITLEQMRKLGPVTTGSVQIEDMNEDYLCAKLHLVDLAGSERAKRTGSDGLRFKEGVHINKGLLALGNVISALGDEKKRKEGAHVPYRDSKLTRLLQDSLGGNSRTVMIACISPADINAEETLNTLKYANRARNIQNKPIVNRNPISEEMQRMRQHIEYLQAELACYRGGGASDEIQALKEKVSWLEAANEDLCRELYEFRSRSAQNENFDTDSEKAGSCFFKAEGLKRSLHSTENFDYQMAEAIKAGDSKELDEEVAKEWEHTILQDSMGKELNELNRRLEQKESEMKMFTGFDTLALKQHFKKKLMELEEEKRAVQKERDRLLAEVENLAAASDGQVHKLPDNHLQKLKALEAQILDLKKKQENQVQLLKQKQRSEEAAKKLQEEIQFIKAQKVQLQHKIKQEAEQFRQWKASREKELLQLKKEGRRNEYERHKLQALNQRQKLVLHRKTEEAAMATKKLKELLETQKSSARDNSVISNGHLPGGQLNEKSLHRWLDHELEVMVHVHEVRNEYEKQSQVRTALAEELAFLKREEASSNSSASPPRVKNGHSRVSSLSPNARLARITSLENMVSISSNTLVTMASQLSEAEERERAFAGHGRWSQLRSMGEAKNLLHYIFNVAADARCKLREKEIEIKELKDQLKELVSLLRLSEARRKEMEKQQNLGGQAVAVALPASPPVSSNGSLKHSADDTSAPLSPIAVPAQKQLKYTAGIVNSPSKGTVTFDNQPLKMVPIGHLSTGKKLAIIGQGGKLWRWKRSHHQWLLQFKWKWQKPWKLSEWIRHSDQTIMRVRPRPLPLRDIL
- the LOC135584804 gene encoding kinesin-like protein KIN-4A isoform X3, with protein sequence MENGEDCSVKVAVHIRPLIGDERLQGCKDCVTVVPGKPQVQIGTHSYTFDHVYGSTGSPSYAMFDECVAPLVDGLFQGYNATVLAYGQTGSGKTYTMGTGCKDGSQTALIPQVMNALFCKIETMKNQAEFQLRVSFIEILKEEVRDLLDGSSATKLEAINGQAGKLTVPGKPPVQIREASNGVITLSGSTEIFVNTQKEMAACLEQGSLNRATGSTNMNNQSSRSHAIFTITLEQMRKLGPVTTGSVQIEDMNEDYLCAKLHLVDLAGSERAKRTGSDGLRFKEGVHINKGLLALGNVISALGDEKKRKEGAHVPYRDSKLTRLLQDSLGGNSRTVMIACISPADINAEETLNTLKYANRARNIQNKPIVNRNPISEEMQRMRQHIEYLQAELACYRGGGASDEIQALKEKVSWLEAANEDLCRELYEFRSRSAQNENFDTDSEKAGSCFFKAEGLKRSLHSTENFDYQMAEAIKAGDSKELDEEVAKEWEHTILQDSMGKELNELNRRLEQKESEMKMFTGFDTLALKQHFKKKLMELEEEKRAVQKERDRLLAEVENLAAASDGQVHKLPDNHLQKLKALEAQILDLKKKQENQVQLLKQKQRSEEAAKKLQEEIQFIKAQKVQLQHKIKQEAEQFRQWKASREKELLQLKKEGRRNEYERHKLQALNQRQKLVLHRKTEEAAMATKKLKELLETQKSSARDNSVISNGHLPGGQLNEKSLHRWLDHELEVMVHVHEVRNEYEKQSQVRTALAEELAFLKREEASSNSSASPPRVKNGHSRVSSLSPNARLARITSLENMGMEDGVNCVPWEKQRTCFTTFLMLQQMQDAS
- the LOC135584804 gene encoding kinesin-like protein KIN-4A isoform X2 codes for the protein MENGEDCSVKVAVHIRPLIGDERLQGCKDCVTVVPGKPQVQIGTHSYTFDHVYGSTGSPSYAMFDECVAPLVDGLFQGYNATVLAYGQTGSGKTYTMGTGCKDGSQTALIPQVMNALFCKIETMKNQAEFQLRVSFIEILKEEVRDLLDGSSATKLEAINGQAGKLTVPGKPPVQIREASNGVITLSGSTEIFVNTQKEMAACLEQGSLNRATGSTNMNNQSSRSHAIFTITLEQMRKLGPVTTGSVQIEDMNEDYLCAKLHLVDLAGSERAKRTGSDGLRFKEGVHINKGLLALGNVISALGDEKKRKEGAHVPYRDSKLTRLLQDSLGGNSRTVMIACISPADINAEETLNTLKYANRARNIQNKPIVNRNPISEEMQRMRQHIEYLQAELACYRGGGASDEIQALKEKVSWLEAANEDLCRELYEFRSRSAQNENFDTDSEKAGSCFFKAEGLKRSLHSTENFDYQMAEAIKGDSKELDEEVAKEWEHTILQDSMGKELNELNRRLEQKESEMKMFTGFDTLALKQHFKKKLMELEEEKRAVQKERDRLLAEVENLAAASDGQVHKLPDNHLQKLKALEAQILDLKKKQENQVQLLKQKQRSEEAAKKLQEEIQFIKAQKVQLQHKIKQEAEQFRQWKASREKELLQLKKEGRRNEYERHKLQALNQRQKLVLHRKTEEAAMATKKLKELLETQKSSARDNSVISNGHLPGGQLNEKSLHRWLDHELEVMVHVHEVRNEYEKQSQVRTALAEELAFLKREEASSNSSASPPRVKNGHSRVSSLSPNARLARITSLENMVSISSNTLVTMASQLSEAEERERAFAGHGRWSQLRSMGEAKNLLHYIFNVAADARCKLREKEIEIKELKDQLKELVSLLRLSEARRKEMEKQQNLGGQAVAVALPASPPVSSNGSLKHSADDTSAPLSPIAVPAQKQLKYTAGIVNSPSKGTVTFDNQPLKMVPIGHLSTGKKLAIIGQGGKLWRWKRSHHQWLLQFKWKWQKPWKLSEWIRHSDQTIMRVRPRPLPLRDIL